The following proteins are co-located in the Carassius auratus strain Wakin chromosome 7, ASM336829v1, whole genome shotgun sequence genome:
- the LOC113105394 gene encoding mitogen-activated protein kinase kinase kinase 11-like, which translates to MNFNITLLLISLKVPCKLSMEPLKNIFSRGPVSAWKSLDQTQKGNFTNPVWTALFDYEASGIDELTLRKGDLVEVLSLDSEISGDEGWWAGKVNNKVGIFPSNYVSFKPSGYGELQGSGLGPAVVSELEPDTVDFSELSLEEVIGVGGFGKVYRGTWKGELVAVKAARQDPDEDISVTAQNVQNEARLFAMLKHPNIIALIGVCLQEPNLCLVMEYASGGPLSRALAGRRIPPHVLVNWAVQIARGMLYLHNEAIVPVIHRDLKSNNILLAEPVEQDSIEGKTLKITDFGLAREWHKTTKMSTAGTYAWMAPEVIKSSTFSKGSDVWSYGVLLWELLTGESPYRGIDGLAVAYGVAVNKLTLPIPSTCPEPFAQLMSECWDQDPHRRPSFSSILQQLMALEEQVMHEMPQDSFHSLQEDWKLEIQDMFDELRAKEKELRCREEELKRAALEQKSHEEFLRQREQQLAQWEQDVFERELSLLIMDLNQNQKPNVKKRKGTFKKHKLKVKNGEKISMPQDFIHKITVQASPCLEKRRNSPDLGSPSIGPRFRAIQLGPSESKWSSVWPLETLPLKQTNGERKFTPHLSPKSPKSPKILRLSTQENSLSMRAKLLEVDSNESEESRADFEEYRPITPESSHNEGSESEEGSSPCGSPRPDAPGPVCRVKSTHRALLSSAALLASVALGRCVEPQHPPTPPPRTSSRTHLPEPEVGDLISFSMDSLPRGLLDSNPRHDRTPHANGDAEGPRQSGERRRRSSCGLSSSQLILDLPLCQDTFEAEDKSPLPFALYPDPRLWSPKTRRLEVNIIPRPRPSPNRPRIDPWSFVSAGVTDRAAAHRVISSPTSPRLAYQPSPTNPFTNCDPFPSPDCDPFILRVDPAVNSDHASTFDPFSAPFPTSRSAPCSTNGSPNLSLRVAPLNPADSPLLDLSWMGVSRPLDGPKERVHPHRSLGLSPFRSSAPLRDDRF; encoded by the exons ATGAACTTCAACATCACACTTCTTCTGATTTCACTCAAAGTGCCTTGTAAACTCTCCATGGAGCCGCTGAAGAACATATTCTCCCGCGGCCCGGTGTCCGCCTGGAAGAGTCTGGATCAGACTCAGAAGGGTAACTTCACCAACCCGGTTTGGACCGCTTTGTTCGACTACGAGGCTTCGGGGATAGACGAACTCACACTGCGTAAAGGAGACCTGGTGGAGGTCCTGTCTCTGGATTCGGAGATATCCGGAGACGAAGGATGGTGGGCGGGAAAGGTCAACAACAAGGTGGGAATCTTCCCCTCCAACTATGTCTCCTTCAAGCCCAGTGGATACGGTGAGCTGCAGGGCTCGGGTCTGGGACCGGCCGTGGTGAGCGAGCTGGAGCCGGACACGGTGGACTTCAGCGAGCTGAGTCTGGAGGAGGTCATCGGGGTCGGCGGCTTCGGGAAGGTCTACCGAGGGACCTGGAAGGGCGAGTTGGTGGCCGTGAAAGCGGCCCGTCAGGATCCAGACGAGGACATCAGTGTCACAGCACAGAACGTCCAGAACGAAGCCAGGCTCTTCGCCATGCTCAAGCACCCCAACATCATCGCACTCATCGGTGTGTGCCTGCAGGAGCCAAACCTGTGTCTGGTCATGGAGTATGCGTCCGGTGGCCCGCTGAGCCGTGCTCTGGCCGGACGGAGGATCCCGCCACATGTGCTGGTCAACTGGGCGGTGCAGATCGCCCGAGGGATGCTGTACCTACACAACGAGGCCATCGTCCCCGTCATCCACCGAGACCTCAAGTCCAACAACA ttctgCTGGCAGAGCCTGTGGAGCAGGACAGCATCGAGGGTAAAACCCTGAAGATCACTGATTTCGGTCTGGCGCGTGAGTGGCACAAGACGACGAAGATGAGCACCGCAGGAACCTACGCCTGGATGGCCCCGGAGGTCATCAAGTCCTCCACCTTCTCCAAAGGCAGCGACGTCTGGAG ttatGGTGTGTTATTATGGGAGCTGTTGACCGGAGAGTCTCCCTACCGAGGGATCGATGGTCTGGCCGTGGCTTACGGAGTCGCTGTGAACAAACTGACCCTTCCGATCCCGTCCACCTGCCCGGAGCCCTTCGCCCAGCTCATGTCCG agtgctGGGATCAGGATCCGCACCGCAGGCCCAGCTTCTCCTCCATCCTGCAGCAGCTGATGGCTCTGGAGGAGCAGGTGATGCACGAGATGCCACAGGACTCCTTCCATTCACTCCAGGAGGACTGGAAACTGGAGATCCAGGACATGTTTGACGAGCTGCGGGCCAAAGAGAag gagctgCGGTGTCGTGAGGAGGAGCTGAAGCGTGCGGCGCTGGAGCAGAAGTCTCACGAGGAGTTCCTCCGTCAGCGCGAGCAGCAGTTAGCGCAGTGGGAGCAGGACGTGTTCGAGCGAGAGCTATCACTGCTCATCATGGACCTCAACCAGAACCAGAAACCCAACGTCAAGAAGCGCAAGGGAACCTTCAAGAAACACAAGCTGAAGGTGAAGAACGGAGAGAAGATCAGCATGCCGCAGG ATTTCATCCATAAGATCACGGTCCAGGCGTCTCCGTGTTTGGAGAAGAGGCGTAACTCTCCGGATCTGGGATCGCCGTCCATCGGTCCACGCTTCCGAGCCATACAGC tgggtccCAGTGAGAGCAAGTGGAGCTCGGTTTGGCCGCTGGAGACTCTTCCTCTCAAGCAGACCAACGGAGAGAGGAAATTCACTCCTCATCTGAGCCCCAAAAGCCCCAAGAGTCCAAAGATCCTCCGTCTGAGCACGCAGGAGAACag TCTGTCGATGAGAGCCAAACTCCTGGAGGTGGACAGTAACGAGAGCGAGGAATCCAGAGCTGATTTTGAGGAGTACAGACCCATCACACCAGAGTCCAGCCACaacg AGGGCTCTGAGAGCGAGGAGGGCTCGTCCCCGTGTGGTTCTCCCAGACCGGATGCCCCCGGGCCGGTGTGTCGAGTGAAGAGCACACACCGCGCTCTGCTCAGCAGCGCCGCCCTGCTGGCGTCCGTGGCTCTGGGCCGCTGTGTGGAGCCGCAGCACCCGCCCACTCCACCGCCGCGCACCTCGTCCCGGACACACCTCCCGGAGCCCGAGGTGGGGGATCTGATCAGCTTCAGTATGGACTCCCTGCCGCGGGGCCTTCTGGACTCGAACCCACGGCACGACCGGACTCCACACGCTAACGGAGACGCCGAGGGACCGCGGCAGAGCGGGGAGCGCAGGAGGAGGAGCAGCTGCGGACTCAGCTCCTCACAGCTCA TCTTGGATCTCCCGCTGTGTCAGGACACGTTTGAGGCCGAGGACAAGTCTCCGCTGCCCTTCGCTCTGTATCCAGACCCTCGCTTGTGGAGCCCTAAAACCCGGCGTCTGGAGGTCAACATCATCCCTCGGCCGCGTCCGTCCCCTAACCGACCCCGCATCGACCCGTGGAGCTTCGTTTCGGCCGGCGTGACGGACAGAGCGGCCGCCCATAGGGTCATCAGCAGCCCCACGAGCCCTCGACTGGCCTACCAGCCCTCGCCCACAAACCCCTTCACAAACTGTGACCCCTTCCCTTCCCCGGACTGTGACCCCTTCATTCTGAGGGTCGACCCTGCTGTGAACTCGGACCACGCCTCGACCTTTGACCCCTTCTCCGCCCCGTTCCCCACCTCGCGCTCGGCGCCCTGCTCCACCAATGGCAGTCCCAATCTGTCCCTGCGGGTGGCGCCGCTGAACCCGGCCGACTCTCCGCTCTTAGACCTGAGCTGGATGGGTGTCAGCCGGCCCCTCGACGGCCCCAAAGAGAGGGTCCATCCTCACCGGAGCCTCGGCCTCAGTCCGTTCAGATCCTCAGCGCCGCTCAGAGACGACCGCTTCTGA
- the drap1 gene encoding dr1-associated corepressor isoform X1 translates to MPSKKKKYNARFPPARIKKIMQTDEEIGKVAAAVPVIISRALELFLESLLTKACHVTQSRNAKTMTTSHLKQCIELEQQFDFLKDLVAAVPDMQGEGEENHTEGEKIPRRGRKPGSGRKNGGTGAKGKDKKLSGTESEQEDDSEDSETDGEEDEDTSQTSTNTQPAVFFHSAAPGSPQASLMTSVPLPLQTQDEDEEDYDS, encoded by the exons ATGCCGAGCAAGAAGAAGAAATACAACGCCAGATTCCCTCCG GCCAGGATCAAGAAGATCATGCAGACGGATGAAGAAATCGGAAAAGTCGCCGCAGCAGTTCCTGTCATCATCT CTCGTGCTCTGGAGCTCTTCCTGGAGTCTCTGCTGACCAAAGCGTGTCACGTCACACAGTCACGCAACGCCAAGACCATGACCACCTCACACCT gaagcAGTGCATCGAGCTGGAGCAGCAGTTTGACTTCCTGAAGGATCTGGTGGCGGCGGTTCCTGACATGCAGGGCGAGGGAGAGGAGAACCACACGGAGGGAGAGAAGATCCCACGCAG aggTCGTAAGCCCGGCTCAGGTCGTAAGAACGGAGGCACTGGAGCCAAAGGCAAAGACAAGAAACTCTCAGGCACCGAATCCGAGCAAGAG GATGATTCAGAGGACAGTGAGACGGACGGAGAGGAGGACGAGGACACGTCTCAAaccagcacaaacacacagccgGCAGTGTTCTTCCACAg CGCGGCGCCGGGGTCTCCGCAGGCGTCTCTGATGACTTCTGTCCCTCTCCCGCTCCAGACGCAGGACGAAGACGAGGAGGACTACGACTCCTAG
- the drap1 gene encoding dr1-associated corepressor isoform X2 — MTAQSLCLVLQARIKKIMQTDEEIGKVAAAVPVIISRALELFLESLLTKACHVTQSRNAKTMTTSHLKQCIELEQQFDFLKDLVAAVPDMQGEGEENHTEGEKIPRRGRKPGSGRKNGGTGAKGKDKKLSGTESEQEDDSEDSETDGEEDEDTSQTSTNTQPAVFFHSAAPGSPQASLMTSVPLPLQTQDEDEEDYDS; from the exons ATGACTGCACAGTCTTTGTGTTTGGTTTTGCAGGCCAGGATCAAGAAGATCATGCAGACGGATGAAGAAATCGGAAAAGTCGCCGCAGCAGTTCCTGTCATCATCT CTCGTGCTCTGGAGCTCTTCCTGGAGTCTCTGCTGACCAAAGCGTGTCACGTCACACAGTCACGCAACGCCAAGACCATGACCACCTCACACCT gaagcAGTGCATCGAGCTGGAGCAGCAGTTTGACTTCCTGAAGGATCTGGTGGCGGCGGTTCCTGACATGCAGGGCGAGGGAGAGGAGAACCACACGGAGGGAGAGAAGATCCCACGCAG aggTCGTAAGCCCGGCTCAGGTCGTAAGAACGGAGGCACTGGAGCCAAAGGCAAAGACAAGAAACTCTCAGGCACCGAATCCGAGCAAGAG GATGATTCAGAGGACAGTGAGACGGACGGAGAGGAGGACGAGGACACGTCTCAAaccagcacaaacacacagccgGCAGTGTTCTTCCACAg CGCGGCGCCGGGGTCTCCGCAGGCGTCTCTGATGACTTCTGTCCCTCTCCCGCTCCAGACGCAGGACGAAGACGAGGAGGACTACGACTCCTAG